A section of the Leptospira noumeaensis genome encodes:
- the thiL gene encoding thiamine-phosphate kinase, which translates to MKESEIIRTLFGTTPPPEDDCYFLAPDRLVTTDSLSEGTHFLHEWSKAPVLARKLVEVNVSDIIASGGKPKECFLNLGLSPLSSQKEWVRSFSKELRKSLDQYGMKLAGGDTFSASKTQLTLTVVGTVGKPWLRSGGKPGDYLYVTGSLGQSQLGFLSLKKKSKDKKFKSAIERHLSPISRYMTSLSLHKFKIHACMDITDGLIQDGERLALASRARLKIQMESLPFDPLALETLGFDLCLGSGEELELLFLSPEILPTELAGVPVTMVGRLEKGKPGVQFLKNGKTYLPKTKGFLHFSEET; encoded by the coding sequence TTGAAAGAATCCGAAATTATACGCACTTTGTTTGGAACCACTCCTCCTCCAGAGGATGATTGTTACTTTTTGGCCCCAGACCGACTGGTCACCACGGACTCTTTGTCAGAAGGCACTCACTTCCTCCACGAATGGTCAAAAGCTCCCGTTTTGGCCAGAAAACTCGTCGAAGTGAATGTTTCTGACATCATCGCCTCTGGTGGGAAACCGAAGGAATGTTTTTTAAACCTGGGATTATCTCCCCTCTCCAGCCAGAAAGAATGGGTTCGCAGTTTTTCCAAAGAATTACGGAAATCCTTAGACCAATATGGGATGAAACTAGCAGGAGGCGATACCTTTTCTGCCTCCAAAACCCAACTCACCCTAACCGTTGTGGGAACTGTGGGAAAACCATGGTTACGCTCCGGGGGAAAACCAGGAGACTATCTCTATGTCACAGGATCTCTCGGACAAAGCCAATTAGGTTTTCTTTCTTTGAAGAAAAAATCAAAAGATAAAAAATTTAAAAGTGCAATAGAACGCCACCTATCACCCATCTCGCGTTACATGACATCTTTATCATTACATAAATTTAAAATCCATGCCTGTATGGACATTACAGATGGACTCATCCAAGATGGGGAAAGGTTAGCATTGGCTTCCCGCGCTCGCTTAAAAATTCAAATGGAATCACTTCCCTTCGATCCATTGGCATTGGAAACTCTTGGATTCGATTTGTGTTTGGGTTCTGGTGAAGAATTAGAACTTTTGTTTTTATCTCCAGAGATTTTACCAACAGAACTAGCAGGAGTTCCTGTCACTATGGTAGGAAGATTGGAGAAAGGAAAACCTGGAGTTCAGTTTTTAAAAAATGGAAAGACCTACCTTCCTAAAACGAAGGGGTTTCTTCATTTCTCAGAAGAAACATAA
- a CDS encoding DoxX family protein: protein MFDTLFSTSGDIIPLILRITAFVVIFPHGAQKLLGWFGGYGFKGTYGFFTGQLKFPGILAVLIILGESFGSVFLLVGFFTKFAAASIAIIMIGAAIIAHRHNGFFINWNGNQKGEGYEFHILATGLLIALVVGGAGVYSVDFNLIGKF from the coding sequence ATGTTCGATACTCTATTTTCAACTTCTGGGGACATTATCCCCCTCATCTTACGCATCACAGCTTTTGTTGTGATCTTCCCACACGGTGCCCAAAAACTACTCGGTTGGTTTGGTGGTTACGGATTCAAAGGAACTTATGGATTTTTTACAGGACAACTGAAGTTCCCGGGAATCTTGGCAGTTCTCATCATCTTAGGGGAATCTTTTGGATCTGTATTTCTTCTCGTGGGATTTTTTACTAAATTTGCTGCGGCTTCTATTGCCATCATCATGATTGGTGCGGCTATCATTGCACATAGACATAATGGATTTTTTATCAATTGGAATGGAAACCAAAAAGGTGAAGGATATGAATTCCATATTCTTGCAACAGGACTTCTCATTGCTCTTGTGGTTGGCGGTGCTGGTGTGTATTCCGTTGATTTTAACTTAATCGGAAAATTCTAA
- a CDS encoding YajQ family cyclic di-GMP-binding protein, with protein MAQDPSFDIVSKIERPELQNAVAQAMTEIQTRFDFKGSNSEIKLTEDSLVLTSENDIKLKQVIDVLTTKMAKRGISLKAFDFDSKIESATGQTVRQKVKIQNGLDKEQTKQITTLIKDQKLKVQATIQGESVRVVGKKKDDLQEVMAAIRNANFNFDANFTNFKG; from the coding sequence ATGGCACAAGATCCATCATTTGACATTGTATCAAAAATCGAAAGACCAGAATTACAAAACGCCGTGGCCCAGGCAATGACAGAAATCCAAACCAGGTTTGATTTTAAAGGATCCAACTCCGAAATCAAACTCACAGAAGATAGTTTGGTTTTGACTTCTGAAAATGATATCAAACTCAAACAAGTGATTGATGTCCTAACGACCAAAATGGCAAAAAGAGGAATTAGTCTAAAGGCTTTTGATTTTGACTCCAAAATTGAATCAGCTACGGGCCAAACGGTGCGCCAAAAAGTAAAAATCCAGAATGGTTTGGACAAAGAACAAACCAAACAAATCACCACTCTCATCAAAGACCAAAAACTAAAGGTTCAGGCCACCATCCAAGGGGAATCGGTTCGGGTTGTGGGCAAAAAAAAGGATGATTTGCAAGAGGTAATGGCGGCGATCCGAAACGCTAATTTCAATTTTGACGCCAATTTTACGAATTTTAAGGGTTAG
- the rpsI gene encoding 30S ribosomal protein S9 encodes MAQKAVWAVGRRKTSVARAKIASGTGKITVNHKDVNDYIKNGEHLVRRALEPLLVLEARDKYDIALNVTGGGVVGQVGAIRHAVARALVAFNESLKPTLKKEGFLTRDSRMVERKKYGLRKARRGTQFSKR; translated from the coding sequence ATGGCGCAAAAAGCAGTTTGGGCAGTAGGCCGACGCAAAACATCCGTTGCACGTGCAAAAATCGCATCTGGAACTGGTAAAATCACAGTAAACCACAAAGATGTAAATGATTACATCAAAAACGGTGAACACCTTGTTCGCCGTGCTCTCGAGCCTCTTCTTGTTTTAGAAGCTCGTGACAAGTATGACATTGCACTCAATGTAACTGGTGGTGGAGTTGTTGGTCAAGTCGGAGCGATCCGTCATGCTGTAGCTCGCGCACTAGTGGCTTTCAATGAGTCTTTAAAACCTACTTTGAAAAAAGAGGGTTTTCTCACTCGAGATAGCCGTATGGTGGAACGTAAAAAATACGGTCTACGCAAAGCTCGTCGAGGAACTCAGTTCTCAAAACGTTAA
- the rplM gene encoding 50S ribosomal protein L13, which yields MELLSKAHKTPSIAKEAVQKQWFVVDATDKTLGRLASQVASRLRGKHKSTFTPNQDCGDNIIIVNASKVAVTGRKREQKIYYHHSRYPGGMTAIAFHKLIQENPERVIMEAVKGMLPKSKLGDQMLRNCRVFAGNDHNLGAQKPLKLELK from the coding sequence ATGGAACTATTGTCTAAAGCCCACAAGACCCCTTCTATCGCAAAAGAAGCCGTACAAAAACAGTGGTTTGTTGTGGACGCAACTGATAAGACTCTCGGAAGATTGGCAAGTCAAGTAGCTTCCCGACTTCGCGGAAAACACAAATCTACCTTCACTCCTAACCAGGACTGTGGTGATAATATCATTATCGTTAATGCATCTAAAGTGGCTGTAACAGGTCGCAAAAGAGAACAAAAAATTTACTACCACCACTCACGTTACCCAGGTGGTATGACTGCCATCGCGTTCCACAAACTCATTCAAGAGAATCCGGAAAGAGTGATCATGGAAGCAGTCAAAGGAATGTTACCTAAATCTAAGTTAGGTGATCAAATGTTGAGAAATTGCCGCGTGTTTGCTGGTAATGACCACAACTTGGGAGCTCAAAAGCCCCTAAAACTGGAGTTGAAATAA
- the alaS gene encoding alanine--tRNA ligase, whose amino-acid sequence MMSKTVREIAELYTSYFKGKGHTIVPSSSLIPKGDPTLLFTTAGMVQFKPLFTGAVELPYTRAASVQKCVRTTDLEVVGKTERHCTFFEMLGNFSFGDYFKKEAIEYALDFSLNHLHIPKEKIWVTIYLDDDEAKKIWMEAGIPEERIVRLGKKDNFWGPAGDSGACGPCSELYLDRGPEKGGPNCGNNPDCKPGCDCDRYLEYWNLVFNQFNQTVSGELLPLKQTGIDTGSGLERVAMLLQEVDSVYDTDELKSIIRKIEELSGITYDESTKQSFRVITDHSRSVFFSLGDGIYPDRTGRGYVIRRLIRRASLFARKLGIHEPFLYKLIATLRDLYSVRYPELKDKAKDIESILKKEEELFLHTLEVGLEELESLLGHLKENNQMVVTGKEGFRLYSTYGFPREMTKELVEDRGFGFDDKGFEVELEKDRDLSRASWKGKKVQYLTGLSASSELKTEFLGYTDTKSQAKVIYLFVEGKSVTEANQGSEAVVVLDKTPFYAEGGGQVGDWGYLKKEGFQFQVQDTQKENETFLHLGMILKGKISVGETIEAEIDTTRRQNLANHHSGTHLLNGALRRILGTHVAQKGSIVSSDYLRFDFSHPKALSDEEIISIEKDVNEAVNANIPVKTEVLDINAAKQSGALSMFDEKYGSLVRVISMGDKSKEFCGGTHVSNTKEIGYFAIIKEGSPGAGNRRVEAICGDSVVEYFLSQFQTLAAKVETHNLSAKETFGDLKEFGITSVVPAPEDLQSLFAKEGNAAVEHLRKLRESLETELEEKSSALFKAKKKKEQLSFQMNPELVDGLLQKAHSFSKGKVVTEVFEAVDAKSLKDLADSLKAKEPEILCLFGTSEGDASTLVFMCNKVLNERGIHCGDLLKETLVMLDGKGGGRPDMAQGGGKKPESLGAALEFALELSKKKLG is encoded by the coding sequence ATGATGTCGAAAACTGTCCGCGAAATTGCCGAGTTGTATACTAGTTACTTTAAAGGAAAAGGCCATACCATTGTGCCTTCCTCAAGCCTCATCCCCAAGGGAGATCCCACTCTTTTATTCACTACAGCGGGAATGGTTCAGTTCAAACCTTTGTTTACGGGAGCCGTGGAGTTGCCATACACACGCGCCGCTTCGGTTCAAAAATGTGTTCGTACGACAGATTTGGAAGTCGTGGGTAAAACAGAAAGACATTGTACTTTTTTTGAAATGCTTGGAAATTTTTCCTTTGGCGATTATTTTAAAAAAGAAGCCATCGAATACGCGTTAGATTTTTCATTAAACCATTTACATATCCCAAAAGAAAAAATCTGGGTGACGATTTACTTAGATGATGATGAAGCAAAAAAGATTTGGATGGAAGCTGGAATTCCTGAAGAACGAATTGTACGCCTAGGAAAAAAGGATAATTTTTGGGGGCCTGCTGGAGACAGTGGGGCTTGTGGTCCATGTTCGGAATTGTATTTAGACAGAGGCCCAGAAAAAGGGGGCCCGAATTGTGGAAACAATCCAGATTGTAAACCTGGTTGTGATTGTGATCGTTATTTAGAATATTGGAATTTAGTATTCAACCAATTCAACCAAACAGTTTCCGGAGAACTCCTTCCTTTGAAACAAACGGGAATTGATACTGGTTCAGGACTCGAACGAGTGGCTATGTTACTCCAAGAGGTGGACTCTGTTTATGATACGGACGAATTAAAATCCATCATTCGTAAGATTGAAGAACTCTCAGGGATTACTTACGACGAATCGACAAAACAATCCTTTCGTGTGATTACTGACCATTCCCGCTCTGTATTTTTTTCGTTAGGGGATGGAATTTATCCTGACCGCACAGGACGTGGATACGTGATTCGTAGGCTCATCCGTAGGGCTTCGTTATTTGCAAGAAAACTAGGAATCCATGAACCGTTTTTGTACAAACTGATTGCGACACTCCGCGATTTATATTCGGTTCGTTACCCAGAACTAAAAGACAAAGCAAAAGATATCGAATCCATTTTAAAAAAGGAAGAAGAACTTTTCTTACATACTTTAGAAGTGGGACTAGAAGAATTGGAATCACTCCTCGGACATTTAAAGGAAAATAACCAAATGGTTGTTACCGGGAAAGAAGGGTTTCGATTGTATTCCACTTACGGGTTTCCTCGTGAGATGACCAAGGAACTTGTGGAAGACCGGGGATTTGGTTTTGATGACAAAGGATTTGAAGTCGAACTCGAAAAAGACCGTGACCTATCGCGAGCTAGTTGGAAAGGCAAAAAAGTCCAATACCTCACAGGTCTTAGTGCAAGCTCCGAACTCAAAACAGAGTTTTTGGGTTATACAGACACTAAATCTCAGGCAAAAGTAATTTATCTTTTTGTGGAAGGAAAGTCCGTAACTGAGGCAAACCAAGGATCGGAAGCAGTTGTCGTTCTCGACAAAACACCTTTTTATGCAGAGGGCGGTGGTCAGGTGGGAGACTGGGGATATCTCAAAAAAGAAGGTTTCCAATTCCAAGTCCAAGACACTCAAAAAGAAAACGAAACCTTTTTACATCTAGGAATGATTCTTAAAGGAAAAATCTCTGTCGGGGAAACCATTGAAGCAGAGATTGATACCACTCGTAGACAAAATCTCGCAAACCACCACTCCGGAACACACTTGTTAAATGGGGCCCTGCGTCGGATTTTAGGAACCCATGTGGCACAAAAAGGTTCCATTGTTTCTTCTGATTATTTACGATTTGATTTTTCACATCCCAAAGCACTCAGTGATGAAGAAATTATCTCCATCGAAAAAGATGTGAATGAAGCAGTGAATGCAAACATTCCAGTAAAAACGGAAGTTTTGGATATCAATGCCGCTAAACAATCGGGCGCCTTGTCCATGTTTGATGAGAAGTATGGAAGTTTGGTTCGAGTGATTTCTATGGGTGATAAGTCCAAAGAATTTTGTGGGGGAACTCATGTATCGAACACAAAAGAAATTGGATACTTTGCCATCATCAAAGAAGGAAGCCCGGGTGCGGGTAACCGAAGAGTAGAAGCCATTTGTGGTGATTCCGTTGTGGAATATTTTTTATCCCAGTTTCAAACTTTGGCCGCGAAAGTAGAAACACATAACTTATCTGCGAAAGAAACCTTCGGTGATTTAAAAGAATTTGGAATCACAAGTGTTGTTCCGGCTCCCGAAGACTTACAAAGTTTATTTGCAAAAGAAGGGAATGCCGCTGTAGAACACTTGCGAAAACTTCGCGAGAGTTTGGAGACGGAACTCGAAGAAAAGTCTAGTGCCCTTTTTAAAGCCAAAAAGAAAAAGGAACAATTGAGTTTTCAAATGAATCCAGAACTTGTGGATGGACTCTTGCAAAAGGCACATTCCTTTTCTAAGGGAAAAGTGGTTACAGAAGTTTTTGAAGCTGTGGATGCCAAATCACTGAAAGATTTGGCTGATAGTTTGAAAGCCAAAGAACCAGAAATCCTTTGTTTGTTTGGAACAAGTGAAGGGGATGCCAGCACCCTCGTTTTTATGTGTAACAAAGTTCTAAACGAAAGAGGAATCCACTGTGGGGATCTATTAAAAGAAACCTTGGTGATGTTAGATGGAAAGGGTGGGGGAAGGCCCGATATGGCACAGGGTGGTGGTAAAAAACCAGAGAGCCTGGGAGCCGCTTTGGAATTTGCCTTGGAACTTTCCAAAAAGAAATTAGGATAA
- a CDS encoding ATP-binding response regulator codes for MKQKPNILIIEDDPTTALLYASSLRKSGFEIIQFSGLKPTLETYREDGFSSIDLIVTDLVLPDGTGKELILEVRKTNPNIPIIVVSAAEDSQSIIDVMRENVQDYCIKPISPKELSKKIQYHLSKQEMDYQKTVFEKEKIISLEKLLDWYSFKNQSLEKGEFDSKELHKNLFHVLRASLSQGAGFGILVQIIDIIKGMTKTKEGDYILQKEILEILEENASYAKKVLQTFTEIENVIFGRVESRKVSLREFLAEINTLVSEMDSLLKIKNQKIQLGKLEDKYLDSKFIIWDKEYFRKTFFELLLNAMKFSPETGSIFLFFQSDSESVSISVINSVAGESKTEQGIPNEYLDLVFEPFFRLTKNLYEKYGSLDFGIGLSLVKETILKFGGHIIVRNILDHLGDVVTPKVEFKATFPYVSSEK; via the coding sequence ATGAAACAAAAACCAAACATTTTAATCATCGAAGACGATCCGACAACAGCACTTTTATACGCTAGTTCCCTGCGTAAAAGTGGATTTGAGATCATCCAGTTTTCAGGCCTAAAACCTACCTTAGAAACCTACAGAGAAGATGGATTTAGTTCCATAGATTTGATTGTCACAGATTTAGTTTTACCGGATGGGACAGGCAAAGAGTTAATTTTAGAAGTCCGTAAAACAAATCCCAATATTCCCATCATTGTTGTTTCTGCCGCAGAAGACAGCCAGTCCATCATCGATGTGATGAGAGAAAATGTGCAGGATTATTGTATCAAACCCATCTCCCCAAAAGAATTATCTAAAAAAATCCAATACCACCTTTCCAAACAGGAAATGGACTACCAAAAGACAGTTTTTGAAAAAGAAAAAATCATCTCGCTCGAAAAGTTACTCGATTGGTATAGTTTCAAAAATCAATCCCTAGAGAAAGGTGAGTTCGATAGCAAAGAATTACATAAAAATCTATTTCATGTTTTGCGAGCCAGTTTGTCCCAAGGGGCAGGGTTTGGGATCCTTGTTCAGATCATTGACATCATCAAAGGAATGACAAAAACCAAAGAGGGAGATTATATTCTTCAAAAAGAAATCTTAGAAATTTTAGAAGAGAATGCAAGTTATGCGAAAAAAGTCTTACAAACGTTTACAGAAATCGAAAATGTAATTTTTGGTCGGGTGGAATCCAGAAAGGTGAGTCTTCGGGAATTTCTCGCGGAAATCAATACGCTCGTTTCCGAAATGGATTCTCTTTTAAAAATAAAAAATCAAAAAATCCAATTAGGAAAATTGGAAGATAAATATTTGGATTCGAAATTTATCATTTGGGATAAAGAATACTTTCGAAAAACTTTTTTTGAATTACTTTTGAATGCGATGAAGTTTTCTCCCGAGACCGGTTCTATCTTTCTTTTTTTCCAATCCGACTCAGAGTCTGTATCAATTTCTGTGATTAACTCCGTTGCTGGAGAATCAAAAACAGAGCAGGGGATACCTAACGAATATTTGGATTTAGTATTTGAACCATTTTTTCGTCTGACAAAAAACCTATATGAAAAGTATGGATCTCTAGATTTTGGAATCGGCCTCTCCCTTGTAAAAGAAACCATACTTAAGTTTGGTGGCCATATCATTGTTCGGAATATTCTCGATCACTTGGGAGATGTAGTGACTCCTAAGGTTGAGTTCAAAGCCACTTTTCCTTATGTTTCTTCTGAGAAATGA
- a CDS encoding M23 family metallopeptidase, with the protein MAETYVTTAYERLQIAHLRWRKRAQKWISRSREKVSFVLIPNDEKPFAQIEISIGMLGFLFGLSLSLVLLSFGLLLYFSFFFDRNLSLEKKTETQLVSFLFYDLLSQDLKESVEELESTTESLNLLAWEEIPEKEMITQDYLLKEEFRKDASELDSNLLLFQQVVTTYTQFGVKLGNLVPNFQNAIDYLSMRESIFYSMPRGRPLKPGVGVVTSTFGYRSDPFGILPVGESHSGIDFAAGEGTPIYATGPGIIAVDTAVGGLGKSVRINHENGFFTLYGHCSLILVNPGDRVKRGDKIALVGQTGKATGAHVHYEVRIGLDAPLDPEEYINLD; encoded by the coding sequence TTGGCAGAAACTTACGTCACAACCGCCTATGAAAGGCTCCAAATTGCACACTTACGTTGGCGAAAACGCGCCCAGAAGTGGATTTCCCGCAGTCGGGAAAAAGTAAGCTTTGTCCTCATCCCGAATGATGAGAAACCCTTTGCACAGATTGAAATTTCGATCGGAATGCTTGGGTTTTTATTTGGACTTTCCCTCTCCCTTGTCCTCCTTTCCTTTGGCCTACTCTTATATTTTTCCTTTTTCTTTGACCGCAATCTCTCATTGGAAAAAAAAACGGAAACCCAACTCGTATCTTTTTTATTTTATGACCTATTATCCCAGGATTTAAAGGAATCCGTTGAGGAATTGGAGTCGACCACCGAATCTCTAAACCTCCTTGCTTGGGAAGAAATTCCAGAAAAAGAAATGATCACCCAAGATTATCTACTTAAAGAAGAATTTCGAAAAGATGCAAGCGAACTCGACTCCAATCTTTTGTTGTTCCAACAAGTAGTTACCACCTACACTCAGTTTGGTGTTAAGTTAGGCAATTTGGTTCCCAATTTTCAAAATGCCATCGACTACCTTTCCATGAGAGAAAGTATCTTTTATTCCATGCCTAGGGGCCGACCGCTAAAGCCAGGTGTCGGTGTTGTGACTTCCACCTTCGGATACAGAAGCGATCCCTTTGGAATTTTACCTGTGGGGGAATCCCATTCAGGGATTGACTTTGCCGCAGGAGAAGGAACACCCATTTATGCCACAGGCCCCGGAATCATTGCCGTCGACACGGCTGTGGGTGGGCTTGGAAAATCTGTGCGAATCAACCATGAAAATGGGTTTTTTACTCTGTATGGTCACTGCTCACTCATTTTGGTCAATCCAGGAGACCGAGTCAAAAGGGGAGATAAAATTGCACTCGTAGGCCAAACAGGAAAGGCAACGGGAGCTCACGTTCATTACGAAGTGCGAATCGGTTTAGATGCTCCACTCGATCCAGAAGAATACATAAACTTAGATTAA
- the pcnB gene encoding polynucleotide adenylyltransferase PcnB encodes MFKFLTSLFRKKADSVDSFLMYPEGKRYYRETHSIRRANIDEDAIKIINRLNKFRYKAYLVGGGVRDLLMGKRPKDFDIVTSATPNQIKRIFNNCRIIGKRFKIVHIIFKGKIIEVSTFRSLPEHRLEKHKAENDYLIKRDNSFGTAKEDAARRDFTINSLFYDPKNDSILDYVGGFEDIQKKIVRVIGDPDISFKEDPVRMLRAVKFSVLLGLDIEKKTKLAIKKNRLELEKSSTARLLEEYNKMFRTWKTSIIFEGLAENHLLDVLFKEPADKLKKTDPEWREHFMETPLGKRLAVTDKLLSAREEMTPAIFYSLIFYDIVKDLYENDRGHLAHNIKESLQIVFERMGIPKREQDNLVKIFISQPRFQVTDDEKERQNSFFKKKDYFYDAFMVYKIVAISEGNEAAVQSAFFWEISLRQRPKPDSHQFGQQNRKKEPNKKRPPRKKQRDRRGGSSSNQNQNQNESQTTNSGERGESQEPRQVRESSSENEEREV; translated from the coding sequence ATGTTTAAATTTCTCACTTCTCTTTTCAGAAAGAAAGCCGACTCTGTCGATTCCTTTTTGATGTACCCCGAGGGAAAGAGATACTATCGAGAAACCCATTCCATACGCAGGGCCAACATCGATGAAGATGCTATAAAAATCATCAATCGATTGAACAAGTTTCGTTACAAGGCCTATTTAGTCGGTGGAGGGGTCAGAGATCTGCTTATGGGCAAACGCCCAAAAGACTTTGATATAGTCACAAGTGCGACTCCAAACCAAATCAAAAGGATCTTCAATAACTGCCGAATCATCGGTAAACGATTTAAAATTGTACATATCATTTTTAAAGGTAAAATTATTGAAGTATCTACGTTCCGATCACTACCGGAACACCGTTTGGAAAAACACAAAGCAGAAAACGATTATCTCATCAAACGGGACAATTCCTTCGGTACAGCAAAGGAAGACGCGGCAAGACGCGACTTTACCATCAACTCACTGTTTTACGATCCTAAAAACGATTCCATTTTGGATTACGTTGGAGGATTTGAAGACATCCAAAAGAAAATCGTTAGGGTCATTGGTGATCCAGATATTTCCTTCAAAGAAGATCCAGTTCGTATGTTACGAGCGGTTAAGTTTTCTGTTTTACTAGGACTTGATATCGAGAAAAAAACCAAATTGGCTATCAAAAAGAACCGTTTGGAACTCGAAAAGTCATCCACTGCAAGACTACTTGAAGAATACAATAAAATGTTTAGAACTTGGAAAACTTCGATCATTTTCGAAGGCCTTGCTGAGAACCATTTGCTCGATGTACTTTTCAAAGAACCTGCAGATAAACTAAAAAAAACAGATCCAGAGTGGCGTGAACATTTTATGGAAACTCCACTTGGGAAAAGACTGGCAGTCACAGACAAACTCCTCTCAGCCAGAGAAGAGATGACTCCTGCTATCTTTTATTCGTTAATTTTTTACGATATCGTAAAAGACTTATATGAAAATGATCGTGGTCACTTAGCGCATAACATTAAGGAAAGTTTACAAATTGTTTTTGAACGAATGGGAATCCCTAAACGAGAACAGGACAATTTAGTTAAGATCTTTATCAGCCAACCTCGTTTCCAAGTTACGGATGATGAAAAAGAAAGACAGAATTCTTTTTTTAAGAAAAAGGATTATTTCTACGATGCGTTTATGGTCTATAAAATCGTAGCGATCTCTGAAGGAAATGAAGCAGCTGTTCAATCTGCTTTCTTTTGGGAAATTTCGCTCCGTCAAAGACCAAAACCAGACAGCCATCAATTCGGACAACAGAACCGTAAAAAAGAACCTAACAAAAAACGCCCACCCAGAAAGAAACAAAGGGACAGAAGGGGAGGTTCTTCTAGCAATCAGAACCAAAACCAGAATGAATCTCAAACTACTAATTCTGGAGAGCGAGGGGAATCACAAGAACCAAGACAGGTTCGTGAATCCTCTTCCGAAAACGAAGAAAGAGAAGTATAA
- a CDS encoding MFS transporter, giving the protein MNTFIFYFAFAIGTFASSCFLYSIVIFCQTLDAVKGFSGIVFFFLFLPFPIFFLYTGYLLDRYSKKWVVVSFQFFLFIACFLLAALTEVFLTHPFLLLPLAFVNGIGMTTVLPGRMAILREVMESHRLVFHTIAGNLLLIFAFGMSPLAVGWFREGNTYSTLFFVLAGFHFLSMIAFTLLRDSNPNGKIKSLGSETKTTSFPSLTSNLKTILDFLKTDPVSRQVMYMAILSMLALGPIQVILPKYVRNELGLGELARGTVLVFLGPGLFLGGVLTILFHHLERKGLVLLIVFSLSSFFFLGFVPFGKPEATSLFLFCFGVSGGVLSSLLPAILQKRAEDGIRGRILSLYTVCFQFTPAVSGFLAALLADSIGSQLTFGIFGGIFLCFAFISFFQYKELRQS; this is encoded by the coding sequence TTGAACACTTTCATTTTTTATTTTGCCTTCGCGATTGGTACCTTTGCTAGCAGTTGTTTTTTATATTCGATTGTTATTTTTTGCCAAACCTTGGATGCCGTAAAAGGTTTCTCGGGGATTGTTTTCTTTTTTCTATTTTTGCCATTTCCTATATTCTTTTTATACACTGGATACTTACTCGATCGTTATTCTAAAAAATGGGTAGTTGTTAGTTTTCAGTTTTTTCTTTTTATCGCTTGTTTTTTGTTAGCTGCCTTGACTGAGGTTTTTTTAACCCACCCGTTTTTACTATTACCTTTGGCTTTTGTGAATGGGATTGGAATGACAACCGTTCTTCCCGGTAGGATGGCCATTTTACGTGAAGTGATGGAATCGCATCGACTTGTTTTTCATACCATTGCTGGAAACTTACTTTTGATTTTTGCCTTTGGGATGAGTCCGCTTGCTGTGGGTTGGTTTCGGGAAGGAAATACTTATTCTACTTTATTTTTTGTTTTGGCGGGTTTTCATTTTTTATCGATGATCGCCTTTACCTTGTTACGGGATTCGAATCCGAATGGAAAAATAAAATCCTTGGGTTCCGAAACTAAAACCACGAGTTTTCCATCCCTTACATCCAATTTAAAAACAATTTTGGATTTTTTGAAAACAGATCCAGTTTCTAGGCAAGTGATGTACATGGCAATTCTCAGTATGCTTGCCCTTGGACCCATCCAAGTCATCCTTCCAAAATATGTGCGGAATGAACTGGGACTCGGTGAACTGGCACGGGGAACGGTGCTTGTCTTTTTAGGGCCTGGGTTATTTCTCGGTGGGGTTCTCACCATTCTTTTCCATCATTTGGAAAGAAAGGGCCTCGTGTTACTGATTGTATTTTCTCTCTCTTCGTTTTTCTTTTTGGGTTTTGTTCCTTTTGGAAAACCGGAAGCCACTTCCTTGTTTTTATTTTGTTTTGGAGTGTCGGGGGGAGTTCTCTCGAGCCTACTTCCGGCCATTTTGCAAAAACGGGCTGAGGATGGAATTCGCGGGAGAATCCTTTCTCTCTATACGGTCTGTTTCCAATTCACACCGGCGGTCTCTGGTTTTCTGGCAGCTCTCCTTGCGGACAGCATCGGTTCGCAGTTGACTTTCGGAATTTTCGGTGGGATCTTTCTCTGTTTTGCCTTCATTTCTTTTTTCCAATACAAAGAATTACGGCAGAGTTAA